The following coding sequences lie in one Porphyromonas asaccharolytica DSM 20707 genomic window:
- a CDS encoding M56 family metallopeptidase, translating into MMIWLKYLGLSGIGIALFYLLGVVLLRKSTLLRAKRWYYLIAIVFSLLLPLLSLAVPKREVEEAQDKLLPSFTIVIEEEPTITAPATKRNTIDWTRVLMATWAIGAASTLIWLTSGGYKLYRLCRTSTKRELSHNATLYEVDEELAPFTIGRAIFIPKSLSQSDITPTILSHELEHIRQKHYWDIIISTVLQPLQWWNPCAWGLLQQLRTNLEYLADQGVLREGRDRKTYQYQLLECTLGRKVELPSLSFSMQNLKKRIVMMNSKNRTNKKLAVVYALSALPVLAFLALGTQMVTIKQAQASTITEVAPPPTEDKVFEKLDVLPEFPGGGKAMMQWISQNMQYPKNAVDGNIEGRVIVSFIVEKDGSISNVEVKKSVHELLDKEALRVINAMPKWNPGMQDGQPARARFFVPISFKTQQSAEVKEKVFEDLDNMPEFPGGGKAMMEWLSQNIQYPKEAVDGKIEGRVMISFVIEKDGSVSNAKVFRGIDESLDNEALRVVNAMPNWKPGMQDGQPARARFTIPVSFKLPRSTPAPTK; encoded by the coding sequence ATGATGATTTGGTTGAAATATCTAGGGCTGTCGGGGATAGGGATTGCTCTCTTTTATCTCCTCGGAGTGGTATTGCTCCGCAAAAGCACCCTACTCCGAGCCAAGCGGTGGTATTACCTTATCGCCATCGTTTTTAGCCTTTTGCTCCCTCTGCTCTCTTTAGCAGTACCAAAAAGGGAGGTAGAGGAGGCACAAGACAAGCTACTCCCCAGTTTCACCATTGTGATAGAGGAGGAACCAACCATCACTGCACCTGCTACAAAGAGAAACACTATTGACTGGACCAGAGTGCTGATGGCAACTTGGGCTATTGGTGCAGCAAGTACGCTCATCTGGCTCACCTCTGGCGGGTACAAACTCTATAGATTATGCCGTACTTCCACGAAGCGCGAGCTCAGTCACAACGCCACACTTTATGAGGTAGATGAAGAGCTAGCCCCCTTCACGATTGGCAGGGCGATCTTTATCCCCAAGTCATTATCACAAAGCGATATCACACCCACTATTCTGTCGCATGAGCTGGAGCACATCAGGCAGAAGCACTATTGGGATATCATCATTAGTACGGTGCTGCAGCCCTTACAGTGGTGGAATCCATGTGCGTGGGGATTGCTCCAACAACTGCGCACTAACCTTGAGTACCTAGCAGACCAAGGGGTGTTGCGAGAGGGAAGAGACCGAAAGACCTACCAGTACCAGTTACTGGAGTGTACACTAGGCCGAAAGGTAGAGCTACCCTCGCTCTCATTTTCTATGCAAAACCTAAAGAAACGAATCGTAATGATGAACAGCAAGAACAGAACCAACAAGAAACTAGCCGTAGTTTACGCACTTTCGGCCCTTCCAGTACTTGCCTTCTTGGCACTCGGTACTCAGATGGTCACCATCAAGCAAGCCCAAGCAAGCACCATCACAGAGGTGGCTCCGCCACCAACCGAAGACAAGGTCTTTGAAAAGCTAGATGTACTACCTGAATTTCCAGGAGGTGGAAAGGCAATGATGCAGTGGATCAGCCAAAATATGCAATACCCAAAGAATGCTGTAGACGGCAATATCGAGGGGCGTGTAATCGTCTCATTTATTGTCGAAAAGGATGGCTCTATCTCCAATGTCGAGGTAAAGAAAAGTGTCCACGAGTTACTAGACAAGGAGGCGCTAAGAGTGATCAATGCCATGCCTAAGTGGAACCCAGGCATGCAAGATGGACAACCGGCAAGAGCCCGCTTCTTTGTTCCAATCAGCTTCAAAACCCAACAATCTGCAGAAGTTAAGGAAAAGGTCTTTGAGGACCTAGATAATATGCCTGAATTCCCAGGAGGAGGAAAGGCAATGATGGAGTGGCTTAGCCAAAATATCCAGTATCCAAAGGAGGCAGTTGATGGCAAGATTGAGGGACGTGTGATGATCTCATTCGTGATTGAGAAGGATGGCTCCGTCTCCAATGCCAAAGTCTTTAGGGGCATAGATGAGTCACTAGACAACGAGGCGCTAAGAGTGGTCAATGCGATGCCCAATTGGAAGCCAGGTATGCAGGATGGCCAGCCAGCAAGAGCCCGCTTTACCATCCCTGTCAGTTTCAAGCTCCCTAGGTCTACCCCAGCACCAACCAAATAA
- the nadD gene encoding nicotinate (nicotinamide) nucleotide adenylyltransferase: MTPDGKDSRDKTLDLTHLRPAASDVSGTVGLFGGSFDPLHIGHLALCDYILAYPELSGLTQIWFMPTPQNPLKEYGPTLPYTLRCRMIEQAIQSDHRYELCTIESMLPEPHYTLETLTALEEHYPHCSFSLIIGADSLASLSQWYRHGELMDRVPLVVYPRSGYDLSQLVKQYPTAQIRLLSKAPQIEISSTAIRQALHEGRDLRHWLPQPALYDTLSKMTTPYER, encoded by the coding sequence ATGACTCCTGACGGTAAAGACTCTAGGGACAAGACTCTCGACCTGACCCATCTACGTCCTGCAGCATCGGACGTTAGCGGGACTGTCGGACTCTTTGGGGGGAGCTTCGACCCGCTTCACATCGGGCACCTGGCTCTCTGTGACTACATCTTGGCTTATCCAGAGCTGTCAGGGCTAACTCAAATATGGTTTATGCCTACCCCGCAAAACCCGCTCAAGGAGTATGGCCCCACGCTACCCTACACGCTGCGCTGTCGCATGATCGAGCAGGCTATTCAGTCCGATCATCGCTACGAGTTATGCACGATCGAGTCTATGCTCCCTGAGCCACACTACACGCTAGAGACGCTCACCGCTCTAGAGGAGCATTACCCGCACTGCTCCTTTAGTCTCATCATCGGTGCTGACAGCCTAGCCTCGCTCTCCCAGTGGTATCGCCACGGAGAGCTCATGGATCGTGTGCCACTCGTAGTCTATCCGCGGAGCGGGTACGACCTCTCCCAGCTAGTCAAGCAGTACCCCACAGCTCAGATACGACTGCTCAGCAAGGCTCCTCAGATAGAGATCTCCTCCACAGCCATCCGTCAGGCGCTCCACGAAGGGCGCGACCTGCGCCACTGGCTTCCTCAGCCTGCACTGTACGACACACTCTCTAAAATGACTACTCCTTATGAACGATGA
- a CDS encoding glycosyltransferase family 2 protein — MTDHNSLESIATECPDISVVIPLLNEAESLPELYERIVAHTAEVGLSYEIIFVDDGSSDGSWAVIEQLAAKDKAVHGIKFRRNYGKSPALQYGFARAQGRVVITMDADLQDAPEEIAGMYNMIVHEGYDLVSGWKKKRYDPLSKTIPTKLFNATARRVSGIKNLHDFNCGLKAYRAEVVHSIELYNDMHRYIPYLAKNAGFAKIGEQVVHHAPRKYGHSKFGLDRFFNGYLDLLTLWFTHRFGRKPMHFFGFWGSFMFLVGFIALIVVLSIKLSALISGTPAPLVTDRVYFYISLAAMIIGVQLFCAGFIGEMISRRDPNRDNYNIAAEL; from the coding sequence ATGACAGATCACAACTCTCTCGAATCTATCGCCACGGAGTGTCCCGACATCTCGGTGGTTATCCCCTTGCTCAACGAGGCTGAGAGCCTTCCCGAGCTCTACGAGCGCATCGTAGCTCACACCGCTGAGGTGGGGCTGAGCTACGAGATCATCTTCGTCGATGACGGCAGTAGCGATGGCTCGTGGGCGGTGATCGAGCAGTTGGCTGCCAAGGATAAGGCAGTGCATGGTATCAAGTTTCGTCGTAACTACGGCAAGTCGCCGGCACTGCAATATGGCTTTGCTCGGGCTCAAGGACGAGTGGTCATCACGATGGATGCCGACCTACAGGACGCTCCCGAGGAGATCGCAGGAATGTATAACATGATCGTCCATGAGGGGTACGACCTCGTGAGCGGGTGGAAGAAGAAGCGCTACGATCCGCTCTCCAAGACGATCCCCACGAAGCTCTTTAACGCCACGGCTAGGCGGGTGTCAGGGATCAAGAACCTGCACGACTTCAACTGCGGACTCAAGGCGTACCGCGCAGAGGTGGTGCATAGCATCGAGCTCTACAACGACATGCACCGCTACATCCCTTACTTGGCAAAGAATGCAGGCTTCGCCAAGATTGGCGAGCAGGTGGTACACCACGCCCCTCGCAAGTATGGACACTCGAAGTTTGGACTAGACCGCTTTTTCAACGGATACCTAGACCTCCTGACGCTTTGGTTCACCCATCGCTTCGGCCGCAAGCCGATGCACTTCTTCGGCTTCTGGGGGTCGTTCATGTTTCTCGTTGGGTTCATTGCACTTATCGTGGTACTCTCGATCAAGCTCTCCGCACTCATCAGTGGCACCCCCGCACCGCTCGTGACAGATCGGGTCTACTTCTACATCTCTCTCGCAGCGATGATCATCGGTGTGCAGCTCTTCTGTGCCGGCTTCATCGGAGAGATGATCTCACGCCGCGATCCCAATCGTGACAACTATAATATAGCAGCAGAACTATGA
- a CDS encoding nitroreductase family protein has translation MTKTLDQIISTRRTVRHFDATKPMTRAELMPILEAGRLAPSAKNFQPLRFVVVLSEEERTKLHAVSQQPWFYHAPSYIVIIGDHDKAWQRPHCDLTYVDTSIALTHMLLKAEDMGLGATTVAAFDQEICRELLQIPEHEEPILILAVGHPDPAFAGKEGNPRRKTMEELVTFI, from the coding sequence ATGACTAAGACTTTAGACCAAATCATCTCTACACGGCGCACGGTACGCCACTTTGATGCGACCAAGCCGATGACTCGTGCTGAGCTCATGCCGATATTGGAGGCTGGGCGGTTAGCCCCCTCGGCAAAAAACTTCCAACCTCTCCGCTTCGTCGTCGTACTCTCCGAGGAGGAGCGCACGAAGCTCCACGCCGTCAGTCAGCAGCCTTGGTTTTATCATGCTCCGAGCTATATCGTTATCATCGGCGACCACGACAAAGCGTGGCAGCGTCCCCACTGTGACCTCACCTATGTAGACACCTCGATAGCGCTCACACATATGCTCCTCAAGGCAGAGGATATGGGGCTAGGCGCTACGACCGTAGCAGCCTTCGACCAGGAGATCTGCCGTGAGCTGCTCCAGATACCTGAGCATGAGGAGCCGATCTTGATCTTAGCTGTGGGGCATCCCGACCCAGCCTTTGCAGGCAAAGAGGGTAATCCGCGTCGCAAGACGATGGAGGAGTTGGTCACCTTTATCTAA
- a CDS encoding helix-turn-helix domain-containing protein — MATSTFYKQFRDEFGETPEQWIRMQSNKQILFLIQDYDLNIGEIATSLSFGSLSSFSRYCTNNFGYSPTALRQALQDGISSDALLESAAQV; from the coding sequence ATGGCTACATCCACTTTTTACAAGCAATTTAGAGATGAGTTTGGTGAGACCCCCGAGCAGTGGATACGTATGCAGAGCAATAAGCAGATCCTCTTCCTTATCCAGGACTATGACCTTAACATCGGAGAGATAGCTACCAGTCTATCTTTTGGTTCGCTGTCGAGCTTCTCCCGCTACTGCACAAACAACTTCGGGTACTCGCCCACAGCCCTTCGTCAGGCACTTCAGGATGGCATCTCCTCCGATGCACTACTTGAGAGTGCCGCTCAAGTGTAG
- a CDS encoding rhodanese-like domain-containing protein codes for MTRTLYYCIIMGVLSMLIGSCHASEGIKSVDSATFKAEISSAAVQLLDVRTADEFAKGHLEKAINIDVHESHFTQLVKARFDKSQPIYLYCRSGKRSMMAAQLLVKEGYQIVNLKDGILGWMDAGYPVSQE; via the coding sequence ATGACACGTACACTTTACTACTGCATCATTATGGGAGTACTATCAATGCTAATAGGATCATGCCATGCATCAGAGGGGATCAAATCGGTAGATTCAGCTACCTTCAAAGCGGAAATAAGTAGTGCCGCCGTACAGCTACTTGATGTACGCACAGCAGATGAATTTGCCAAAGGTCATCTCGAGAAGGCCATCAACATAGATGTGCATGAGTCACACTTCACTCAACTAGTCAAAGCGAGATTCGACAAGAGTCAGCCCATATACCTCTATTGTCGGTCGGGCAAGAGGAGCATGATGGCGGCCCAGCTACTGGTAAAGGAAGGATACCAAATCGTTAATCTCAAGGATGGAATCCTCGGATGGATGGATGCTGGCTATCCTGTGTCTCAAGAGTAA
- a CDS encoding TonB-dependent receptor encodes MRYLGLNRWVRYVALSLLISTSIGLTAMAQNEVQDEVKLDEVVVTAQRTPEVKSQSATSISIVTRKELAELNKTMPDMQAIVGFLVPGMASTGNTTSERSNTLRGRSVLVLIDGIPQTTPLRATSRDLRTIDPTAVERIEVIKGATALYGNGANGGIINIVTRKNRNDKPFGGQSYIAMQDHSLLSNKTQSFGYRLNQQLYGKLGGFDYLVNGVIGQTGSSVDGDGVYLSPRYGLGDTRTYNALAKVGYQISETARIEGMYNFFRTVQNSPLIASGGKYLESPRIGIKGDRPKEAIPEGMAYNHNAYIRYTHQNIFSGTNFEATLQGRALKVVTDYRIHNEKKPRWEGTSGQATIEAKQIGAKAQLDSKLPLSEQVFTKLLYGIDFTMDRTGQPLVDGRYWVPEMTALNFGPFVQTKTTIGDLLNIKVGARYDRIDVHVPDYEVLPKKAGVERTKVQGGVLPYNNLSLNGGVTLNKWRVFQPFLAYSQGFSIYDLGRTLRDAKSDVLSKIETSPVKTHNAEIGFYSTVRGLFGEASRLETSGAVFYTYAALGSDLKSVDGFWVVDRSPQRILGGELSMDATINRQWQTGVGFSMMEGKKYVDGSWDHYMSGQSIPPMKITAYINCRPTKHSYIRLYGMYTGARDRFATNEKGKYAEGEGKVTPVTLLHLNAGLTVDKFTYTLGIENLLNTTYYTVQSQLVARDNEYTHGNGRVINLSMTYRF; translated from the coding sequence ATGAGATATTTAGGACTAAACAGATGGGTACGCTACGTGGCCCTTTCTCTATTAATATCTACCTCCATAGGCCTTACAGCCATGGCTCAAAATGAGGTGCAGGATGAAGTCAAACTCGATGAAGTGGTCGTGACTGCTCAAAGAACCCCAGAAGTGAAAAGTCAATCGGCGACGTCCATCTCAATTGTAACACGAAAGGAACTAGCGGAGCTCAATAAGACTATGCCAGACATGCAGGCTATCGTAGGCTTTTTGGTGCCAGGGATGGCCTCTACTGGCAATACGACTAGTGAGCGCTCCAACACTTTGAGAGGAAGAAGTGTACTAGTACTGATTGATGGCATTCCACAAACAACCCCTCTACGGGCAACAAGCCGTGACCTTCGGACCATTGACCCAACGGCTGTAGAGCGAATTGAGGTGATCAAAGGTGCGACCGCACTTTATGGCAATGGAGCAAATGGTGGTATCATCAATATCGTGACGCGTAAGAACAGAAATGATAAGCCTTTCGGCGGTCAGTCTTACATAGCAATGCAGGATCACTCTTTGCTTAGCAATAAGACACAGTCATTTGGCTACCGTCTCAATCAGCAGCTCTATGGCAAGCTAGGAGGTTTTGACTACCTGGTTAATGGAGTGATCGGACAGACGGGTAGCTCGGTAGATGGAGATGGCGTATACCTCTCTCCTAGATATGGGCTAGGCGACACCCGCACATACAATGCCCTAGCAAAGGTCGGTTATCAAATAAGCGAGACAGCACGTATTGAGGGAATGTACAACTTCTTTAGGACCGTACAAAACAGTCCGCTCATTGCTAGTGGTGGTAAATACCTGGAAAGCCCACGCATCGGAATTAAAGGTGATCGGCCAAAAGAAGCAATCCCAGAGGGGATGGCGTACAATCACAATGCTTACATACGCTACACGCATCAAAACATCTTCAGCGGGACGAACTTTGAGGCGACCCTCCAGGGCCGTGCACTAAAGGTCGTGACAGACTACCGGATACATAATGAGAAGAAGCCTCGCTGGGAAGGCACTAGCGGGCAGGCAACCATTGAGGCAAAGCAGATCGGAGCAAAAGCTCAGCTTGACTCCAAACTCCCTCTGAGTGAGCAAGTATTTACAAAGCTCCTGTATGGGATAGACTTCACAATGGATCGTACTGGACAGCCTCTTGTAGACGGACGTTATTGGGTGCCAGAGATGACAGCTCTTAACTTCGGGCCATTTGTGCAAACCAAAACCACTATCGGCGACCTTCTCAACATCAAGGTTGGGGCAAGGTATGATCGCATCGACGTACACGTGCCAGACTATGAAGTCCTTCCAAAGAAGGCGGGCGTTGAGCGGACTAAGGTCCAAGGCGGTGTGCTGCCTTACAACAATCTATCCTTAAATGGTGGTGTAACCTTGAATAAGTGGAGAGTGTTCCAACCATTTTTAGCTTACTCTCAAGGCTTCTCTATATATGACCTAGGGCGCACCCTGCGCGATGCCAAGAGTGATGTGCTGAGCAAAATAGAGACTTCGCCTGTTAAGACTCACAATGCCGAAATAGGTTTTTACTCCACCGTTAGAGGACTCTTTGGAGAGGCTTCAAGGTTAGAGACTTCTGGCGCAGTATTCTACACCTATGCAGCACTTGGTAGTGACCTTAAAAGTGTAGATGGATTCTGGGTGGTAGATCGCTCACCCCAACGTATCCTAGGTGGAGAGCTATCAATGGATGCTACCATCAATAGACAGTGGCAGACGGGCGTTGGGTTCTCCATGATGGAGGGGAAGAAGTACGTTGATGGCTCTTGGGACCACTATATGAGTGGCCAGTCTATCCCTCCAATGAAGATTACAGCATATATCAATTGCCGCCCAACGAAACATAGCTATATACGCCTATATGGTATGTATACTGGAGCAAGGGACCGCTTTGCCACAAACGAAAAAGGAAAATATGCTGAGGGCGAAGGCAAGGTAACACCTGTCACCTTATTGCATCTCAATGCAGGGCTTACGGTAGATAAGTTTACCTACACATTGGGCATAGAGAACTTACTCAACACCACCTACTACACGGTCCAGTCTCAATTAGTAGCAAGAGATAACGAGTATACTCATGGTAATGGTCGTGTGATCAATCTCTCCATGACTTATAGATTTTAA
- a CDS encoding BlaI/MecI/CopY family transcriptional regulator, translating to MSEPNFLNGLSPLEEDFMRALWHIGEGEISDAIPLMEHSDTPYTTVASVVNKLESKGYVTRTGKRRGHLYAPLVSLEEYTDKTIKYIVANFFKGSYKSLVQHFAQEEKVSKEEISEILKLIEEE from the coding sequence ATGAGTGAGCCAAACTTTCTAAACGGACTATCTCCTCTCGAGGAGGATTTTATGCGTGCACTATGGCATATTGGAGAGGGAGAGATAAGCGATGCTATCCCCCTGATGGAGCATTCGGATACTCCCTACACCACGGTGGCTTCGGTGGTCAATAAACTGGAGAGCAAAGGGTATGTTACTCGTACGGGGAAGCGACGTGGACACCTCTATGCCCCTTTGGTAAGCCTGGAGGAGTACACCGACAAGACCATCAAATACATTGTTGCCAACTTCTTCAAAGGCTCGTACAAAAGTCTGGTGCAGCACTTTGCACAGGAGGAGAAGGTAAGCAAGGAGGAGATCTCAGAGATTCTGAAACTAATTGAAGAGGAGTAA
- a CDS encoding FAD:protein FMN transferase, giving the protein MRRTVTLLLLSLIFLSGCHKEAPYRSAEGLIFGTLYRITYQADEDLSDQINEALQQVNHVANPFDSTSMIYAVNNNLSMTVDSTFYAIYSVARRVYERSGGAYDVTIAPLVNAWGFGFEQGYPLTQPQVDSLLELVGMDKVSCTPTELIKANPAMELDFASVAKGYASDLVGEKLRRAGVTNYLVEIGGEIAYSGCNPRGAAWRVGISKPDLDSLGISQELQEIIDLPGERGGLATSGNYRNYKVTADGRVYGHTISALSGYPAETDILSASVIAPTCAEADALATAFMALGYESSKAMRTQLSSDISYLLFVSTGDSLAFTPISSPSFPRSH; this is encoded by the coding sequence ATGCGTCGCACCGTCACCTTACTACTGCTCTCACTCATCTTCCTGAGTGGGTGCCACAAGGAGGCTCCTTACCGAAGTGCCGAGGGACTCATCTTCGGCACCCTCTATCGGATTACCTATCAGGCTGATGAAGATCTGTCTGATCAGATCAATGAGGCGCTGCAACAGGTCAACCATGTGGCGAATCCCTTTGACTCAACCTCTATGATCTATGCGGTCAATAACAACTTATCGATGACGGTGGACAGTACCTTCTACGCTATCTACAGCGTGGCACGTCGTGTCTACGAGCGGTCGGGAGGAGCCTACGATGTGACCATCGCTCCGCTGGTCAATGCGTGGGGCTTTGGCTTCGAGCAGGGCTATCCGCTCACGCAGCCACAGGTAGATAGTTTGCTGGAACTGGTCGGTATGGACAAAGTCTCCTGCACCCCCACAGAGCTGATCAAGGCGAACCCCGCCATGGAGCTAGACTTCGCTTCCGTTGCCAAGGGCTATGCTTCTGACTTAGTCGGCGAAAAGCTACGCAGGGCGGGCGTGACCAACTACCTCGTAGAGATAGGCGGCGAGATAGCTTATTCGGGGTGCAACCCTCGGGGTGCGGCATGGCGTGTAGGCATCTCTAAGCCTGACCTGGACTCGTTGGGGATAAGCCAAGAGCTACAAGAGATCATTGACTTGCCAGGTGAGCGGGGAGGACTAGCCACCTCAGGCAACTATCGTAACTACAAGGTCACAGCCGACGGAAGAGTCTACGGACACACGATCTCCGCTCTGAGCGGCTACCCTGCTGAGACCGACATACTGAGTGCCTCAGTGATCGCCCCTACCTGCGCTGAGGCGGATGCGCTAGCGACAGCTTTCATGGCTCTGGGATACGAAAGCTCCAAGGCTATGCGTACGCAACTTTCGTCTGACATCTCCTACCTACTCTTCGTCTCGACTGGCGATTCCCTAGCTTTTACCCCAATCTCTAGTCCGTCCTTTCCTCGATCGCATTGA